The DNA segment CAGGCAGCGAATTCAACGCTTACGATGCATCGAACGGAGAAAAGCTCTGGAGCTTTGCTGCGCAGACGGGCGTTGTCGCTCCGCCGATCACATACACCGTCAACGGAGAGCAATATGTCGCGGTCTTGGCCGGTTGGGGCGGCGCCTATGCGATAACGGTCGACGGCAGCTTGCTTGCGGAAAAAGCGCCGGTGCGAAACGTTTCACGCTTGTTGGTGTTCAAACTGGGCGCCACCGGAGAGTTGCCGGCTGAAAGAGAACTTGCCAGCCTGCCGCTTGATCCTCCGGCAAGCCGGGCATCGGCGGACACAATCGCGTTGGGTGGAGATAAATACGCCCGCTATTGCGCGGTGTGTCACGCGCCGGCGGCGGTCGGATCGACGGTTCTTCCCGACCTTCGCCGTTCTGGTACGTTGGGCAACAAGGACGCTTGGGCCGCTGTCGTGCACGATGGTATTTTGAAGGATAACGGGATGGTCGGGTTCTCCGAATCCATGTCCCGTGATGAGATCGAGGCGATCCGTGCCTATGTCATCCACCGCGCCAACGAAGACAAAGCGATGGAGAGCGGCGCCGAATAATTCGCCCCGCTGAAATGCGTCAGACGCAAATTGTTAGGCGGCGAAGAAATTCAATTCGAGAAGCACGTTGTTCGGGTCTGAGGTGAAAATCTGCCTCAGACCCGCCGACGCCACTTCGTTGATCTGATAGTCGGCACCGCGCGCGTCGAGCCGGGATTTCACCGTTTCGAAATCGCCGCATCTTAGCGCAACGTGATGGATCGCGCCGGTCTCATCGCCGGGCGCAACATCGCGATCAAACAATCGCGGGAATTCGGCCGAATTGAGATGCAAGATCGCATTGCCGCTGGAATCGAACATCCAACGCACTTGATCCGGTCGCATTGGCGGCGGGCCATCGCCTTCCTTTAGGTCGAGCAATTCGGCGTAGAACTGCGCGGTCTGTTTTAGATCATGCGCGATGATGTTCACATGATCCAATCGTTCAACGATCATCGATGCCTCCCATTCAACCGCGGAAAACAACCGTGCGCGTTCCGTTCAGCAAAACGCGTTCTTGAACAAACAATCGCACCGCTTCGGCCAAGACGCGTCGTTCAATATCGCGGCCCTTGCGGACCAGATCGCTGGCCGCGTCGGCATGGCTGATGCGTTCGACGTCTTGATGAATGATCGGCCCTTCATCGAGATCCGCCGTCACGAAGTGCGCGGTCGCTCCGATGATTTTTACACCCCGCTCGTGCGCCTGATGATACGGGCGCGCGCCTTTGAAACCGGGCAGGAAGCTATGGTGGATGTTGATACAGCGCCCTTCGAAATGCGCCGATTGTTCATCCGAGAAAATCTGCATGTACCGCGCCAACACGACCAATTCGACATCGCATTCATCCGCAATCGCGCGCAGCTTTGCTTCGGCCTCAGGCTTTGTATCGCGGGTGACGGGGATATGATGAAACGGGATGTCGCCAATATCAGTCTGCCCAACACCGCGCGATAGGACGACCTCTTTCGGGTGGTTTGATACCAGTGCAACCGGTTCGATATTCAATTCACCCGTGCGCCACCGATACAGCAAATCGATCAGGCAATGATCCGCCTTGCTGACCATGATTAAGACACGTCTTGGCCGATCCTGAGAAACGATTTTCCATTCCATCGCGAACCGCGTTGCAAATTCGGCAAAGTCGGCGCGCAAATTGTCCGCCGTAGCTTCGGCGGGATCAAAGGCGACGCGCATGAAAAAGCGATCGCCACGGCTGGTGTCTTCCGCTTTAGACGCAGGGGCTTCTTCGTCGGCCCTGTCGTTAAACTGTTGTGCGTCAAGGATGTTGCAACCGCGCTCAAACAAAAAGGCTGTCACTTTTGCCGTGATCCCCGGCGCATCAGGGCAATCCAATGTCAGAATGAGAGGCTTGCTCATTGTGTCACACTCGGTGGGCGAACATCGGTGTCGAAGACTGGCGATGGGCTTGGGAATGTCAGGCTTGAGAAGATTGTGAAATAATCTGCTCGTGAATCATGCGGCGCAGGAACACCCCATACCGCCGACACCAAGTATCGCGATCCGTGCTTAAGTTCGAACGAAGCCTTGCCGTCGGCATCGGTCGTCAAGATTGTCGTTTCGAAGTCGGCAAATGGCCGCACCACTTCGATCCGCGCCCCTTCGAGTGGTGCGCCGCGCCACAACACCTGGATCGGCAATGGATCGCCAGCATTCAATGCAAATGGGCTTTCCAAAGGCACGATTTCGAGCGTGTGACCGATCGGCGTGGTGATGTTTTCTGTTTCGACGCCGTCGACCTGAATCAACGCCTTGGCGCGACGGGCGTACAATTCGGTGCCGTTGACGCCCGTTGTTCCTGTCGCCTCGCGATGCGCGGCAATGGCGGTCAAAGCTTGGCCATCAACGTAGTCGTTAAACCGTTGCGCTTCGAGGTCTGAAAAACTGGCATTGCTTTCAAAGCCCAGCACATAGCTACCCGGCTCTGGCACACTCAATCGGACCGTGCCTCGTTCGCCTCTTTGCGTTGTCCGCACGGCGTGCTGCTGATCTATGGTGCCATTAGGTCCGTACAGCCGCAGCGCGACGATCCGTTCCCAATACAGGCCCCAATCGCGCGCCTCCCCCGCATCGCCGACGCGAAAGGTAACACGCACCTCTTCATCAACTTGCGGATCGTGCTGCGCCGGTTCGAGCCAGAACGAATGCGCAGCCGAAGCCGCAGGAACCATCAGGGCAATAGCAGCGATCGCAGCGCGCAACATCGTCATCTCCCGGTGAGGGCCGTTTCGCATTGCTGCATCAATTCGGTGATGATGTCGGCGACGGGCTCTTCGGATTTGACCATACCCACCGATTGACCCGCCATTAGCGATCCGTTTTCAACGTCGCCATCGATCACCGCGCGGCGCAATGCGCCCGCCCAGTAATGTTCAATTTGCAATTGAGCCTCACCCATATCAACCTCTTCGCGGTCGAGCATGCCGGCGACTTCGATCTGTTTGGCGGTGAATTCTTCAGTGCCTTTGTTCTTTAGCGCGCGCACCGGAATAACGGGCAGACGCGGATCGACCTGTACACTGGCATCCGCATCGCGTGCCTTGGCGCGGAAGAACGCTTTCTTGAAATCCGGGTGTGCAATGCTCTCGGTGGCACACGCAAATCGGGTGCCCAATTGCACGCCGCTCGCACCCATTTCCAAATAGCTCGCAATGGCTTCGCCGCGGCCGATGCCGCCGGCCACAAAGACCACATGATCCTCCGCCAATTCAGGCAAGAATTCCTGCGCAAGGACGCTGGTCGCTACGGGCCCGATATGACCGCCGGCTTCCATTCCTTCGATGACCAAAGCGTCGCCACCGGACCGGAGCAATTTCTTTGCCAAAGCCAATGTCGGGGCGAACACGATAACCTTTGCGCCGAACTCCTTGATCGCCTCAACACTGCCCTTGGGCGGGATGCCGCCCGCCAACACGACATGGGAAACGCGGTGTTTTGCGCAGACCGCGATGAGGTCGAACAATTGCGGATGCATCGTGATAAGATTGACGCCGAACGGCTTATCCGTGCGCGCCTTTGTTTCTGCGATCTCATTGTCCAAAAGATCGGGTGTCATCGCGCCGCATGCGATCACGCCGAATCCGCCACCGTTGGAAATGGCCGCAACAAGATTGCGTTCGGAGACCCAGCTCATCGCGCCGCAAAGGATTGCGTGTTCACAGCCAAGAAAGTCGATGCCGCGCTTCATCAGCTCAGCGCTCTTTGAAAAACTAGTCATAATTTGTGCGATTAGGCGCAGCGGCATGATGGGGCAAGCGTCAGGAACGCAAAGGGCCCAAAATCATCCTGTCCCGGTCCATACAAAAACTTGATCGGGTGTCGCTTTGAGTGTGCTTGTATTGGCCATGCGATGCGCCATTGATCACGGCGCATTTGACGCGATCAATCGCGATAGGAAATCGACATTTTCCCGGCTGCTTCCGCTGCGAGGGCGCGGGCTTCATCGGTGTCCTCTCCCGCCGCCAAGGCCACGCCCATCCGGCGATAGGGTCGCGTAGTAGGCTTACCAAACAGGCGTAGATCGACATTCGGGCTAAGTCCCAATGCATCGGCCACGCCCTCAAAACCGAATTCCGCGCTTTCCCGGTCTGCCAAAATAACCGCCGAAGCCGACGGAAATGCGGGCTCATCACCTAGGATGGGTAAACCCATCACTGCGCGGGCATGCAGGTCAAATTCCGAAAGGTCCTGAGACATCATCGTCACCATCCCTGTGTCATGCGGGCGCGGGGACAATTCGGAAAAGATTACTTCATCGCCGCGTACGAAAAACTCGACGCCGAAAAGGCCCCAACCCTTGCCCGTGTCACCGGCGAGAGCTTGAACCACTTTGGTGGCCATCTCCTGCGCTTTGATCAGCGTTTGCGATGCCATCACCGCTGGTTGCCAACTCTCTTGGTAATCGCCGCGCTCTTGCCTGTGGCCAATGGGTTCGCAAAAATTGATTCCATGACGATGCGCAATCGTCAGCAATGTGATCTCATAATCAAACGCGATAAATTCCTCGACTATGACCCGCGCCCGATCCCCGCGCATATTCGCGCGAGCAAATTCCCACGCGGCCTCCAAATCGTTCGCACTGTCGACTTTGCTCTGACCTTTGCCCGATGAAGACATCACCGGTTTGATCACACATGGGAACCCAGCATAGTCGGCCGCGGCGCGCACATCGGCCAAGCTTTCCGCGTATCGATAACGCGATGTGACAAGGCCCAAATCCCCTGCTGCAAGATCACGGATCGCATCGCGGTTCATCGTCAATTGGGCTGCGCGTGCGGTGGGAACGACGTTAAAACCCTCGGCTTCGAGTTCAACGAGGACTTCGGTTCGGATCGCCTCGATTTCGGGTACGATGTGGTCCGGGCGGTGTTTCAATACGGCGGCGCGCAATGCGTCCCCGTCCAACATAGAAAACACCTCGGCTTCATCCGCCACCTGCATTGCGGGGGCATCAGCGTAAGCATCGCACGCGATTACTCGGGCGCCCAAACGTTTTGCAGAAATGACGAATTCGCGACCCAGTTCACCAGAACCCAGCAGCATGATTGTAGATGTGAATGGCATCGCACACGCCTAGCGTCAGATGGCCGCTGCGCCAACCTTGCACCCCGCTTTCCCCCGATTGCACCCAATGTGCCGCCTCATGAACGGCGTTTGACCGCGCGCTCCACCGCCTCATCCATCGCGCGCGTCACCGCCGTGCCGTTGGCGACCGCGCGGACGGGTTGATTGCACACGCGAACCCGCATCCCGCCCCCTGCCCGCGCCATGACCAATCCCAATTCTGCCTGACGCATGGTCCAGTCGACGCTCACTTCAACACGTGCGAGGCCGGCGCTGGCGGTTAGTTCGGGCGTGCGTTTTGTCGGTGCCGAGGTAAGCCCCGCAAAGGTTTCAAGCACATCCTGAGCCCAACTCCGTGCCTGACGCAAAGACATGCCGGGCAACAACACCGCAAAGCGATCACCGTCCAATTGCGCCAACACTTTGTGCCGATCGATGTCCGCGCCCGCCATCGTCTCTAGGAATTTGGCAAATCCCCATTGGATTTCGTCGGCGGTGCGTTGGCCATATTGCATGAACACAGCCCGCAAGGAATCCACCGCCATAATCGCGACCGTCTGCTCGCTCCCCTCGGTTAGTGACCGGCTAAGGCTGGCATTGAATGCATGGCGGTTTGCAAGGCCTGTCATCGGATCAGTCAGTGCGTGCGCGTTGATCTCCCCCTCAAGAGAGCGCTTGTGTTGAACCGACCTGATCAGGCCCAATGCGCCTTGTGCAGCACTATCAACTGAGCCGTCTTCGGGCTCGATGACCTTCAGGCTAAAGGCGTACCAACGCAAACAAGAAGGTGCATGGCAATGCCCCTTTGAACAAGATTGCCCATCGATCGACGGAGGAACAGAATCCGATTGGCTGAAATGGTCATCATCCAAAAGGTCGGAACACGACCGGATAGGAAATTCGATCCACCCCGCCTGCCCTTCCCCTGAAAGAGCCCGCGCAACATGACGGGCAACGTCTGATGAATGATCAGCGTCTGCCAAATCGGCGATGTGCGGCATCAACAACAAGGACGACAGATCGATCCCCAGCTCAGCGGCATTTTCCGACGCATGCGTGATAAACCCTGCCGGATCCAAACGTACGACAATGTCGCCCGATGCATCCTCCAAAAGCCCGTGCAGCACGCGACCTTCTTCAACACTGAAACCCAATTCCAAACCGATTGCCCCCGGCCTTGTGACGATCACTTGGTCGATCCACCTCTCGGTCGTGGGGTTTTTAACTAACTTTGAAAGTATTACTTTTCCAAAATCACAATATTCACGGCTATTGGTGAGTAATATTAGTTAGTTTTGTTTGCTTACCCGACTAAAAAACGAATCAACGTTATCAATTGTTTACCATCTTTTATTGATGTCGGGCAGCCGTATGTTCGTAATATT comes from the Erythrobacter sp. Alg231-14 genome and includes:
- a CDS encoding nitronate monooxygenase, with product MTSFSKSAELMKRGIDFLGCEHAILCGAMSWVSERNLVAAISNGGGFGVIACGAMTPDLLDNEIAETKARTDKPFGVNLITMHPQLFDLIAVCAKHRVSHVVLAGGIPPKGSVEAIKEFGAKVIVFAPTLALAKKLLRSGGDALVIEGMEAGGHIGPVATSVLAQEFLPELAEDHVVFVAGGIGRGEAIASYLEMGASGVQLGTRFACATESIAHPDFKKAFFRAKARDADASVQVDPRLPVIPVRALKNKGTEEFTAKQIEVAGMLDREEVDMGEAQLQIEHYWAGALRRAVIDGDVENGSLMAGQSVGMVKSEEPVADIITELMQQCETALTGR
- the purT gene encoding formate-dependent phosphoribosylglycinamide formyltransferase; amino-acid sequence: MPFTSTIMLLGSGELGREFVISAKRLGARVIACDAYADAPAMQVADEAEVFSMLDGDALRAAVLKHRPDHIVPEIEAIRTEVLVELEAEGFNVVPTARAAQLTMNRDAIRDLAAGDLGLVTSRYRYAESLADVRAAADYAGFPCVIKPVMSSSGKGQSKVDSANDLEAAWEFARANMRGDRARVIVEEFIAFDYEITLLTIAHRHGINFCEPIGHRQERGDYQESWQPAVMASQTLIKAQEMATKVVQALAGDTGKGWGLFGVEFFVRGDEVIFSELSPRPHDTGMVTMMSQDLSEFDLHARAVMGLPILGDEPAFPSASAVILADRESAEFGFEGVADALGLSPNVDLRLFGKPTTRPYRRMGVALAAGEDTDEARALAAEAAGKMSISYRD
- a CDS encoding GGDEF domain-containing protein, producing MIVTRPGAIGLELGFSVEEGRVLHGLLEDASGDIVVRLDPAGFITHASENAAELGIDLSSLLLMPHIADLADADHSSDVARHVARALSGEGQAGWIEFPIRSCSDLLDDDHFSQSDSVPPSIDGQSCSKGHCHAPSCLRWYAFSLKVIEPEDGSVDSAAQGALGLIRSVQHKRSLEGEINAHALTDPMTGLANRHAFNASLSRSLTEGSEQTVAIMAVDSLRAVFMQYGQRTADEIQWGFAKFLETMAGADIDRHKVLAQLDGDRFAVLLPGMSLRQARSWAQDVLETFAGLTSAPTKRTPELTASAGLARVEVSVDWTMRQAELGLVMARAGGGMRVRVCNQPVRAVANGTAVTRAMDEAVERAVKRRS
- the purU gene encoding formyltetrahydrofolate deformylase encodes the protein MSKPLILTLDCPDAPGITAKVTAFLFERGCNILDAQQFNDRADEEAPASKAEDTSRGDRFFMRVAFDPAEATADNLRADFAEFATRFAMEWKIVSQDRPRRVLIMVSKADHCLIDLLYRWRTGELNIEPVALVSNHPKEVVLSRGVGQTDIGDIPFHHIPVTRDTKPEAEAKLRAIADECDVELVVLARYMQIFSDEQSAHFEGRCINIHHSFLPGFKGARPYHQAHERGVKIIGATAHFVTADLDEGPIIHQDVERISHADAASDLVRKGRDIERRVLAEAVRLFVQERVLLNGTRTVVFRG
- a CDS encoding VOC family protein; translation: MIVERLDHVNIIAHDLKQTAQFYAELLDLKEGDGPPPMRPDQVRWMFDSSGNAILHLNSAEFPRLFDRDVAPGDETGAIHHVALRCGDFETVKSRLDARGADYQINEVASAGLRQIFTSDPNNVLLELNFFAA
- a CDS encoding DUF4198 domain-containing protein: MLRAAIAAIALMVPAASAAHSFWLEPAQHDPQVDEEVRVTFRVGDAGEARDWGLYWERIVALRLYGPNGTIDQQHAVRTTQRGERGTVRLSVPEPGSYVLGFESNASFSDLEAQRFNDYVDGQALTAIAAHREATGTTGVNGTELYARRAKALIQVDGVETENITTPIGHTLEIVPLESPFALNAGDPLPIQVLWRGAPLEGARIEVVRPFADFETTILTTDADGKASFELKHGSRYLVSAVWGVPAPHDSRADYFTIFSSLTFPSPSPVFDTDVRPPSVTQ